The genomic DNA acagtacacaacacacaacacacagtacacaacacacagtacacaacacacagtacacaacacacgacacacagtacacgacacacaacacacagtacacacagtacacaacacacagtacacaacacacagtacacaacacacaacacacagtacacacagtacacaacacacagtacacaacactacagtacacgacacacagtacacgacacacagtacacaacacacagtacacgacacacagtacacaacacacagtacacaacacacagtacacacagtacacaacacacagtacacaacacacagtacacaacacacagtacacaacacacaacacacagtacacaacacacagtacacaacacacagtacacaacacacgacacacagtacacgacacacaacacacagtacacacagtacacaacacacagtacacaacacacagtacacaacacacaacacacagtacacgacacacagtacacgacacacagtacacaacacacaacacacagtacacacagtacacaacacacagtacacacagtacacaacacacagtacacagtacacaacacacagtacacgacacacaacacacagtacacgacacacagtacacgacacacagtacacaacacacaacacacagtacacacagtacacaacacacagtacacacagtacacaacacacagtacacagtacacgacacacagtacacgacacacagtacacgacacacagtacacaacacacaacacacagtacacacagtacacaacacacagtacacacagtacacaacacacagtacacagtacacaacacacagtacacacagtacacaacacacagtacacagtacacacagtacacaacacacagtacacagtacacacagtacacacagtacacacagtacacacagtacacacagtacatggAGCTCCAGCTGAACCTCCCGGTTGCACAGGAAGCACATACTGTTTCCCGGAAGGGGGCGGGTCTCTAATCTGTGATTGTTCTGCCCTCTGCAGGAGGAACGAACCCATAAGCAGGCCTCACTCCTGGCACGCCACCAAGTTCAACGAGGGCCAATCAGAGACCGCCAAAACGCAGTCCCCGCCCACACAGGTCTGGCACGCCAGATATGACGCAAGGTAACTCGGGGATGTTGAAGCATGCCTCCTCGGTCTGCTGAAAACCAAACATACACCTTTTTTTCAACATGAAAACACGGTGTCTTCACAGTAAAGACTTGTTCTATAAATGATGCTGAACATAGAATTCTGAATTTTATGTACAAGCAAAAGGCTTTAAGATGAATTATTGTCCAACGGCGAAAAAGCTGATAATCAATTGGATGTAAATGTGGCGACTCTGATCATAAGTTTCCCCTCGCACTTATTTGCTTCTAAAAAGTccccaaaacaaccaaaatcCTTTCAGAAGGAGGTTCTTTAAATAGATATTTTTATCTTAAAGGGGTTTGTGATCTATTGTCTCAATTTAAGGATCCTGGACACGTagtaaatgttgtatttctcaTGCTCTCCTTCGCCTTCGACCCCCAGCTCCTCCTCGACGGACCTTTCCTCCGGCTGGGAGCAAACTGACCTGCGCAGGGTGTCGGACCAGTTCAGCTCCCTGGGCAGCATGGACAGCCTAGAGCATGCCTCGCACCCGTACCCCGCCGGCCAGCTGTCGCCCGCCAAGTCCAACAACAGCATGGAGCATCTCGGAGGAGGGAAGCGAGACTCGGCCTAcagctccttctccaccagCTCCGGCACCCCCGACTACACCCTCTCGAAGAACAACGCCGCCTCGACGGAGAACATGCTCTGTAAAGTCGGTCAGTGGGACGCGGCGGGGAAGCACAACAATGCCAGAAACAGCCAGGGCGCGATCGAGGGAGTCAAGCAGGACGACCGGGTGGCGTACTTCCAGATGCCGGGAGTTAACTCGGGCTGCGCCGGTCCACCGGCCGACGACTCGGCCGGCTCGCGCCACTCCACGTCGAGCAGAACCGGCTTGGGACCCGTTTGGCACGTCCCCGAAGCGAAAAAGAAGACCGCTTCCCCGTCACCGCCGCCTCCCCCTCCGCCGGCACGCAGTGACAGTTTCGCCGCGACAAAGGTGCACGAAAGGGGGCTCGTCATCGCTCACCCCGAAGGACCCGAATCGCACGTCGCCGGCAAGACCGCCAGCGAAACCCGCCGCAGCCACAACCCACCCCTGAAAAGTGACGGCGACGTTTCACACACTTCTTCTGATAAATCGAACCAGTTGGCCTCAAACAAGCAGCCGTCCCCGTCCGGCAGTGACGTTTGGCAAAACCAGCCCTCCCATCAGAGACACCACAGTGACAAAAGCACTTTTTACTCTCAGCCCCGAACTATGTCCGTACCGAAGCCGCAGAACGTCGGGGGCTACTACTGTAGCATGCAGGAGCTGCCGACTAACGGTTCTGCACAACACTTCGGTCAGAACCACAGGAGGAACTTAAGCTCCTCCCTGTCCACCACAGCCGCCGATCAAAGCACCGACAGCAGTCGACATAGCCGGTACTACTGCGTCACAACGGTTCAGCCCACGTCGGGAAAACCCGAGGACCGGAAGAGCGTCGCTGGCTCAGACCTGGCACAGCCCGGAAATGAGCGCAACTCTCTCAGCCCGCAGACGGTCACCACGGTGAAGTACCATCTGCCCCAACAGCAGCAACACTCCTCCCTCGGTAAAGACAGCAATGGGTACGGCAAGCACCAAGTTACCACTGTGATAGAAACCTCTGGACCCAAATCCAGCTCCGACGATAGGGGGGGCCAGAGAGGACACGGCGCGGAGGCTCAGTTCACGAGTCACGCCGCCAGCAGGCCCCCTGAGCAGCGGAGGTCTCTGCCGCCACAACACCACCAAGACGTCCGACATCACGGCCAAGCGAGCAACCAGATCTGCCCCCAGGCGACCCCCATGCTCCACTTCCTCTCCATGGACGACGTCGCGGGCCAAGACGAGGCAACGAGAGGCCCGAACGCAGCGGAGTCCCTCGACAGCAAGATGGCGAGACGCAGCGACAGGTTCGCCACCACGTTGAGGAACGAGATCCAGATGAGGAGAGCCAAGCTGCAGAAGAGTACAAGTGCAGCCGCCCTTCCTGGTACCGAGGGACAGACTGGGGACGATCCGGATGTCTGGAAGTCCACCGAGAGTCCCACCACGCCCTCTGCAGACGGCTCCTTCACCAGCTCCTACAAGGATAATCTGAAGGAAGCACAAGCCAGGGTGCTGAAGGCCACGTCTTTCAGGAGGAAAGACCTGGAGCCCGTCTTGCTGGAGCACCCGGCGGCCGAGGCCTTACCCAACTACCCTTCCTCGGCGCTGGCCCGGAAAGACGTCGCCCCTCTGCCGACCGTCTCGGAGTCTGTGATGAGCAAGTCGGGTCAGGTGACTCGCATTGGCGGCCGTAAGCGTTTTTCCGCGGACAAGAAGGTGCGGTCTTTCTCTGAACCGGGCAAAATCCACGAAGTCGGGGTGAAGGAGGATCTCCATCGCAACGAGAGCTCCTCGCTAGACCATCAGAAGCTCCGTAAGGAAAGCGGGAAGCCGGCTTTCCTCAATCACCTCCCCCCCCGGCGCAGTGCGGAGACCAAGACTCGAGGTCTCGCCTCCGCCAgtgaaacagaggacacgatgAGACCCGCTGAGGAGGTCCAGGAAGGTCCTCACTCTGCACACAAGCAGGTCGTCCTAGACCAGCAAAGACTGGGGACCTTCGCGGAGTATGAGGCCAGGTGGAATATACAGAAACCCCCTCCGGAGACGAGAGCCCCCGGGCGGTACCGGTCAGCTGATAACATCCTGGATCCAGGACCGGAGGAGAGAACCAAACCCACCTGTTTCCACGAGAGATCTCGATCGTCTCCTTCGACTGACATCTACGGACAGGTGAGGAGCGGGGGAGGGTTTGCAATTgagttgcattctgggaaatgtagtatCCAGTGTTTTTAGAGAGCTGGAGACAAAAGCCAGGAGATCTTGGCCCCGGATGCTTCAACTTTCgccattatttatttagcacTAACTCAACATTAAAGGGACACATTCGTCGTCTTACCTGTCGTGTTATTGATCAATCCAGATTGTTTTTGAGTGGCAGTTGAGTGTTGCCGATGTCGAGCAGAGACGCTCTCCAAAGGACTTGGAACAAACTCTTTTAGTGGTGTAAAAAAGCTGTTTTAGTCTGAACGCTCGAGGCGTCTTCTAGACAAACAGGAGCAGGAGGGAAAGAGCCAAGTCAAATATCAATCTGTTTGTTCATAAAGTCACACCCTCACTGAAGGAGGAGATCATCAACGCGCCGCGGTTTCTTTTCACAATCAGGGGGAAAAACCAGGAAGCCGCAACATGAGCTGAAGTACAAATAGAGCCAAAGTTTTCTCTGTTTGGATAAGTGGAagcctcttttcttcttcttgcataACGGACGATATGTTTGTTCCACTTTCTTTACAGAAGATTCCAGTTCCCGCAAGAGAGAACGAGACGGAATATTCCCCGACGGAGACTAAACCCGCCGAGCCGCCGGTCGCCGCCACGGGGTGAGTGGCTCTGATGTGGCTTTGTGCCGTGAGACTTCCTTAAGCTTAAGAGAGGAGAAGCTCTGGGGACTCGGTGAGCTCGCGGAGGAACTCCTTTACGATGATGGCGAAGCTTTGGGACCACGTTCGGGGCTTTCTTCATCCGCGTTCAGGGGAGCTTTTGCTCAAGAAGATCTGTTCCTTTGCATGATTGTATTCTTTAAGCCTACAG from Cyclopterus lumpus isolate fCycLum1 chromosome 4, fCycLum1.pri, whole genome shotgun sequence includes the following:
- the shroom2a gene encoding protein Shroom2 isoform X1; this encodes MDAAGYQHESRFTEAESLWHATSGDLDQRSRDGESWKLVCAFLSGGAPWGFTLRGGLEHREPLLITKVEEGSKAASVSLQVGDELVNINEIPLSGFRQEAICLVKGSHKTLSLVVKRRNEPISRPHSWHATKFNEGQSETAKTQSPPTQVWHARYDASSSSTDLSSGWEQTDLRRVSDQFSSLGSMDSLEHASHPYPAGQLSPAKSNNSMEHLGGGKRDSAYSSFSTSSGTPDYTLSKNNAASTENMLCKVGQWDAAGKHNNARNSQGAIEGVKQDDRVAYFQMPGVNSGCAGPPADDSAGSRHSTSSRTGLGPVWHVPEAKKKTASPSPPPPPPPARSDSFAATKVHERGLVIAHPEGPESHVAGKTASETRRSHNPPLKSDGDVSHTSSDKSNQLASNKQPSPSGSDVWQNQPSHQRHHSDKSTFYSQPRTMSVPKPQNVGGYYCSMQELPTNGSAQHFGQNHRRNLSSSLSTTAADQSTDSSRHSRYYCVTTVQPTSGKPEDRKSVAGSDLAQPGNERNSLSPQTVTTVKYHLPQQQQHSSLGKDSNGYGKHQVTTVIETSGPKSSSDDRGGQRGHGAEAQFTSHAASRPPEQRRSLPPQHHQDVRHHGQASNQICPQATPMLHFLSMDDVAGQDEATRGPNAAESLDSKMARRSDRFATTLRNEIQMRRAKLQKSTSAAALPGTEGQTGDDPDVWKSTESPTTPSADGSFTSSYKDNLKEAQARVLKATSFRRKDLEPVLLEHPAAEALPNYPSSALARKDVAPLPTVSESVMSKSGQVTRIGGRKRFSADKKVRSFSEPGKIHEVGVKEDLHRNESSSLDHQKLRKESGKPAFLNHLPPRRSAETKTRGLASASETEDTMRPAEEVQEGPHSAHKQVVLDQQRLGTFAEYEARWNIQKPPPETRAPGRYRSADNILDPGPEERTKPTCFHERSRSSPSTDIYGQKIPVPARENETEYSPTETKPAEPPVAATGFLDDCKERETHCDPDLAPGPGPAQTRGPASVSRGLAEVAPPPPPECPEVDSLESLSGPHADPDPMGDSEPSRGQEDQGEAGPLPPPHRPPVTVEVRRSPSPQFSPQRLSDKPPVSLQDSNRAEHVIENQHPAVKKVPIRIVHSEGVSEQGACPYLQQADAPAAQAEGPGVIRLGGPVGAAVPDSDFCAFARQTDAYMTTVGGHTETPCEDQKREELARSIMGKDKSLADILDQSKMKTTMDLMQGIFPQGEQLLEGAHQHRKVSRPAEEREKEDSMAAAVALVTSSTYYSTSAPKAELLIKMKDMQEQQEEEEEEEEEEEDELDIDLAYKKQQLIDSLSKKLQVLREARESLQEDVLDNNALGDEVEARVQQVCKPNELDKFRMFVGDLDKVVSLLLSLSGRLARVENALNVEEDVTAEERRTLMEKRKLLIRQHEDAKELKENLDRRERLVSDILAHHLPADSLTDYEHFVKMKSALIIEQRKLEDKIKLGEEQLKCLTDSLPMEQRLAL
- the shroom2a gene encoding protein Shroom2 isoform X2, which gives rise to MVEEGSKAASVSLQVGDELVNINEIPLSGFRQEAICLVKGSHKTLSLVVKRRNEPISRPHSWHATKFNEGQSETAKTQSPPTQVWHARYDASSSSTDLSSGWEQTDLRRVSDQFSSLGSMDSLEHASHPYPAGQLSPAKSNNSMEHLGGGKRDSAYSSFSTSSGTPDYTLSKNNAASTENMLCKVGQWDAAGKHNNARNSQGAIEGVKQDDRVAYFQMPGVNSGCAGPPADDSAGSRHSTSSRTGLGPVWHVPEAKKKTASPSPPPPPPPARSDSFAATKVHERGLVIAHPEGPESHVAGKTASETRRSHNPPLKSDGDVSHTSSDKSNQLASNKQPSPSGSDVWQNQPSHQRHHSDKSTFYSQPRTMSVPKPQNVGGYYCSMQELPTNGSAQHFGQNHRRNLSSSLSTTAADQSTDSSRHSRYYCVTTVQPTSGKPEDRKSVAGSDLAQPGNERNSLSPQTVTTVKYHLPQQQQHSSLGKDSNGYGKHQVTTVIETSGPKSSSDDRGGQRGHGAEAQFTSHAASRPPEQRRSLPPQHHQDVRHHGQASNQICPQATPMLHFLSMDDVAGQDEATRGPNAAESLDSKMARRSDRFATTLRNEIQMRRAKLQKSTSAAALPGTEGQTGDDPDVWKSTESPTTPSADGSFTSSYKDNLKEAQARVLKATSFRRKDLEPVLLEHPAAEALPNYPSSALARKDVAPLPTVSESVMSKSGQVTRIGGRKRFSADKKVRSFSEPGKIHEVGVKEDLHRNESSSLDHQKLRKESGKPAFLNHLPPRRSAETKTRGLASASETEDTMRPAEEVQEGPHSAHKQVVLDQQRLGTFAEYEARWNIQKPPPETRAPGRYRSADNILDPGPEERTKPTCFHERSRSSPSTDIYGQKIPVPARENETEYSPTETKPAEPPVAATGFLDDCKERETHCDPDLAPGPGPAQTRGPASVSRGLAEVAPPPPPECPEVDSLESLSGPHADPDPMGDSEPSRGQEDQGEAGPLPPPHRPPVTVEVRRSPSPQFSPQRLSDKPPVSLQDSNRAEHVIENQHPAVKKVPIRIVHSEGVSEQGACPYLQQADAPAAQAEGPGVIRLGGPVGAAVPDSDFCAFARQTDAYMTTVGGHTETPCEDQKREELARSIMGKDKSLADILDQSKMKTTMDLMQGIFPQGEQLLEGAHQHRKVSRPAEEREKEDSMAAAVALVTSSTYYSTSAPKAELLIKMKDMQEQQEEEEEEEEEEEDELDIDLAYKKQQLIDSLSKKLQVLREARESLQEDVLDNNALGDEVEARVQQVCKPNELDKFRMFVGDLDKVVSLLLSLSGRLARVENALNVEEDVTAEERRTLMEKRKLLIRQHEDAKELKENLDRRERLVSDILAHHLPADSLTDYEHFVKMKSALIIEQRKLEDKIKLGEEQLKCLTDSLPMEQRLAL